GCACCATCCTTTGGAAACGGCCCATTGCCGAATGGCAAACCCATCTTTGGCCGCTAAAGTCAGGCCCCACGCAACTGGCCCGTCGCCTCGTCGCCATGGGGCAGCATGTCTATGCCACGTTATCCATCAATGACCCGGTGAGTTGCCTGGATGCCGCCACCGGTGAGACCGTGCGCGAGTATGCCAATACGGCGGGCGCCGAGGAAATCGTCATGGTCAACGGGGTGCTGTATGTGCTGGTGAACCCGGAACTGTGGGTGCTGCATGACTTTGCCCCGAAGCAAAACACGGGCGACCAAAAGCGCGTGGAAACCGAGTTCAATTGGGATGAGAAAAAGCGGTTGCTGGTGGCGGTGGAAGCGGCGACTGGGAAATTGCTATGGAAACAGGAAGCCAAAGTGGCACCGCTCACCCTGGCTGCCGATGGCCAACGGGTGGTGTATCATAATGGCGAAAGCATCGTGTCCCTTGATCCCGCCAGCGGGAAACAACAATGGAAGAGTACGCCGATGGGAAAACGCCGGTTGTTTGAATTTAATTACGGCCCGCGGGTGGTGCTGCACGGCGAGGTCGTGCTCTACGCCGGCGGGGATGGCGCGATGAAAGGCGTGGCCGCCGCGAGCGGTAAGGAACTCTGGTCCGCCCCCCATCAAAAATCCGGTTATCGCTCGCCGGAAGACCTGATTATCACTGGTGGCTTGGTGTGGAACGCCCCCACCACTTCTGGAACCATGTCGGGCGCATTCTCTGGACGCGATCCGCTTACCGGTGAGGTCAAAGTCGAATTTCCCCCCGACGTGGACACGTACTGGTTTCATCATCGTTGTTACATCGCCAAGGCCACGGAACGCTTCATCCTGCCCTCGCGTACTGGCATTGAATTTGTGGATATCAATAAAAAGAGCTGGGAAATCAACCACTGGGTGCGTGGTGCCTGCCTCTACGGGGTCATGCCGTGCAACGGCTTGGTTTATGCCGGTCCGCATAACTGCGCGTGTTACCCCGAGGCGAAGCTGGATGGCATGAATGCCCTGGCCCCCGGCACGATGTCCGCTCATCCCAAACCCCGGCCGGATGCGGAACGGTTTGAGCAAGGCCCGGCCTACGGGCAACCCCTCCAGGAACTTGCCGCGCATGTGAATGACTGGCCCACGTACCGTCATGATGCCGCCCGGAGCGGACATACCGATCAGCCCTTATCAGACAACCTTGAGGAATCCTGGAAAGTCGAATTGAGCGGGCGGTTGAGCGCGCCCACCATCGCCGATGGCAAGGTATTTGTGGCGCAAGTGGACCAGCACATGGTGCATGCATTGCGCGCGGATTCCGGCGGGATACAGTGGACTTATATCGCCGGTGGACGCGTGGATTCACCGCCCACGTACTGGCAGGGCCGGGTCTTGTTCGGTTGCATGGATGGCTACGTGTATTGCCTGCGCGCGGACGATGGCGCGTTGATTTGGCGGTTCCATGCCGCCGCCATTGACCGGCGGCACACCGCGTTTGAACAGATTGAAAGTGTCTGGCCGGTGCATGGCAGTGTACTGGTCGAAAATGGCGTCGTCAGTTGCGTCGCCGGACGCTCGGTGTTCCTCGATGGTGGGCTGCGATTTGTCCGTCTGGACGCCGCTACGGGTAAAAAATTGGTGGAAACGGTGTTTAACGAAAAGGATCCGGAGACCGGCCTGAACCTGCAAACACGCGTCAAAACCCTGCAAATGCCCGTCGGTCTGAACGACGTGCTCTCCGGCGATGGACATTACATTTACCTGCGCACGCAGAAAATCAAACCGGACGGCATCCGCGTGGATATTGGCCCGATTTCCGGCAACGCCGCCCAGCAAGGCGGCGCGCAACGGGGCGAGGGCGCGCATATTTTCGCGCCTACCGGCTTCCTGGATGACTCCTGGTTCCACCGCAGTTACTGGGTGTACGGCAAAAGCTTTGCTGGCGGCCACAATGGGTATTACCAAGCCGGCAAATACGCGCCCTCCGGTCAAATCCTGGTGTTCGATGATAAAACTGTGTACGGCTATGGGCGCTTGTCGCAATACTTCAAGTGGACCACCACGATGGAACGCCAGATGTTCGCCGCCAGCAAAGAGGCGCCGGAGGTGCCGATCCAAGCGCTTCCAGTTGGCGGAAATCAGAAGAAGGGCAAAGCAAAAGGTAAAGCTGCGGTGGCTGCCCCCGGGCCCAAGACTCCGCGGATTACGTTTGATGATTCGCCAAAACTGGATCCCGCCAACCAGGCGATTACCGTTGC
This genomic stretch from Verrucomicrobiota bacterium harbors:
- a CDS encoding PQQ-binding-like beta-propeller repeat protein, coding for MLALTCGLLVHSLQAQSAVEAGALAKEILKATGVKGGLIVHLGIGDGQLTGALRVGEQYQVQGLDRSWPKVEAARANLKKLDVYGPVSVDRLQGGVLPYIDNLINLVVVEDLSGISMPEIMRVLCPNGVAYVKQGGAWQKTVKSRPPEMDEWTHYYYDARGNPASKDLVVAPPERLQWVGSPRWSRHHDRMSSLSAQVSAGGRLFYIMDEGSRISILLPSKWFLTARDAFNGTILWKRPIAEWQTHLWPLKSGPTQLARRLVAMGQHVYATLSINDPVSCLDAATGETVREYANTAGAEEIVMVNGVLYVLVNPELWVLHDFAPKQNTGDQKRVETEFNWDEKKRLLVAVEAATGKLLWKQEAKVAPLTLAADGQRVVYHNGESIVSLDPASGKQQWKSTPMGKRRLFEFNYGPRVVLHGEVVLYAGGDGAMKGVAAASGKELWSAPHQKSGYRSPEDLIITGGLVWNAPTTSGTMSGAFSGRDPLTGEVKVEFPPDVDTYWFHHRCYIAKATERFILPSRTGIEFVDINKKSWEINHWVRGACLYGVMPCNGLVYAGPHNCACYPEAKLDGMNALAPGTMSAHPKPRPDAERFEQGPAYGQPLQELAAHVNDWPTYRHDAARSGHTDQPLSDNLEESWKVELSGRLSAPTIADGKVFVAQVDQHMVHALRADSGGIQWTYIAGGRVDSPPTYWQGRVLFGCMDGYVYCLRADDGALIWRFHAAAIDRRHTAFEQIESVWPVHGSVLVENGVVSCVAGRSVFLDGGLRFVRLDAATGKKLVETVFNEKDPETGLNLQTRVKTLQMPVGLNDVLSGDGHYIYLRTQKIKPDGIRVDIGPISGNAAQQGGAQRGEGAHIFAPTGFLDDSWFHRSYWVYGKSFAGGHNGYYQAGKYAPSGQILVFDDKTVYGYGRLSQYFKWTTTMERQMFAASKEAPEVPIQALPVGGNQKKGKAKGKAAVAAPGPKTPRITFDDSPKLDPANQAITVAAWIEPHDKDGVIVSHGGGNHGYALTLQDAIPAFSVRATKQETTATAARPLGDGWHHVAGVLGLDKSVCIYVDGQLAAQTKAPSLIPQKPNLGLFLGGTGNSLVTSHGNGEPFTGTLDQFFLYHRALDAGEIAELMNQGKRGNKSQGLVLACSFDTGTARDESGNGIHGVATGTETAKGKVGSAMLFPNPTENLAAAVPAGKAGITNVPARAGSFVKNQWERKVPSFTRAMAMAGKKIFISGPPDTIDEEYAFERLTKHDKAVKQDLAEQDAALDGKRGASLFALDMDSGKMGEGIDMQSPPVWDGMAVARGCLFMSTQDGKVICYGKPKN